A genome region from Arachidicoccus soli includes the following:
- a CDS encoding endo-1,4-beta-xylanase: protein MSNNRWSRNEVRLFMRRLSMVIITITTSIGCKSLYNKSTNADTKGLKDYYKNYFPIGVAVNTHNLTGNESKLILKEFNSLTAENDMKMGPIHPSPNRYNWRNADSIVRFAQKHHLKLRGHNLCWYKQTPDWIFVDHYGNTVSKDSLLRRLKSHIATVVDRYKNSVYAWDVVNEAVSDKDTSFLRNSKWLQICGEDFIDSAFCYAHEADPHAQLFYNDYNIINPQKRTKIYRLLKGLLNKGIPITGVGIQAHWSLTEPTREALETTIKLFASLGLKVQITELDISTSHRWNAQQKGSLVERKRISDSLEALKYKMVFEVFRKYKKYINGVTFWNLSDKYTWLNHYPLRGMRNYPLLFDTLLNRKAAYWGVVNW from the coding sequence ATGAGCAATAATAGATGGAGTAGGAATGAAGTCAGGCTTTTTATGAGAAGATTATCGATGGTTATTATAACAATTACAACTTCCATAGGATGCAAATCACTTTATAATAAATCAACAAACGCTGACACGAAGGGATTGAAAGATTATTATAAAAATTATTTCCCAATTGGAGTAGCAGTAAATACCCACAATCTTACCGGCAATGAGTCTAAGCTTATTCTTAAAGAGTTTAATAGCTTAACTGCGGAAAATGATATGAAGATGGGGCCTATTCATCCATCTCCCAATCGGTATAATTGGAGAAATGCAGATTCAATTGTGAGATTCGCCCAAAAGCATCATTTAAAATTGAGAGGTCATAACCTTTGTTGGTATAAGCAGACTCCTGATTGGATATTTGTTGACCATTACGGGAATACCGTTTCAAAAGACAGTTTGCTCCGTCGTTTGAAATCTCATATAGCAACAGTTGTTGATAGATACAAAAATAGTGTATATGCCTGGGACGTAGTGAATGAAGCAGTTTCAGACAAGGATACTAGTTTTCTACGTAATTCCAAATGGTTACAAATTTGCGGAGAGGATTTTATTGATAGCGCATTCTGTTATGCTCATGAAGCAGATCCCCATGCGCAATTATTTTATAATGATTATAATATTATCAACCCCCAAAAAAGGACGAAGATTTACAGACTGCTAAAAGGTTTATTAAATAAGGGGATTCCAATCACAGGAGTAGGAATTCAAGCACATTGGTCATTAACGGAACCTACAAGAGAAGCGTTAGAAACGACTATTAAGCTATTTGCATCATTAGGTTTAAAAGTCCAAATTACAGAATTGGATATTTCCACTTCTCACAGATGGAATGCGCAACAAAAAGGTTCTCTGGTTGAAAGAAAGCGCATTTCAGATTCCTTAGAAGCATTGAAATATAAAATGGTTTTTGAAGTATTTCGCAAATACAAAAAATATATCAATGGTGTTACATTCTGGAACCTGTCGGATAAATACACCTGGCTAAATCATTACCCTCTGCGTGGTATGAGAAATTATCCACTGCTTTTTGATACCCTGCTCAATCGAAAGGCTGCTTATTGGGGGGTGGTAAACTGGTAA
- the xylE gene encoding D-xylose transporter XylE, with amino-acid sequence MALINTGAGANAIGVQKGNKFYIVLLTLVATLGGLLFGYDTAVVNGAEKSLVDFYITPMLDPANYNSITAPIIHQYRTVFVVVLFIVVLIVCTLIVKLLTKKKGLPVSLIIILALIIWSYYFLTQALPTVAATIKDTADSIKGFVISSALIGCIIGGAAAGMVSKGIGRKNGLFIAAIAFLLSAVGAWRPEWFNVFGVMDVYSFVIYRILGGIGVGLASMISPMYIAEIAPAKIRGKLVSFNQFAIIFGMLVIYFVNYVIAGRGDAEWLRTEGWRWMFFSGVIPAFIFFVLLFIVPETPRYLAMKGRNEEALKVLEKIGGKEEAPIVLTSIQGTLHETNRPWLSYGGLVIIIGLLLSVFQQFVGINVVLYYAGNIFRNMGASTDSSLLQTIIVGVVNLVFTVLAIFTVDKFGRKPLMIIGSIGMAVSMLALGLSFYFNQQGIGALIFMLIYTAAFAMSWGPVCWVLLAEIFPNSIRGALSIAVAIQWIANWVVSFTFPMMNDNVGLVEKFHHGFSYWIYAVMSVLSAIFIWKLVPETKGKTLEEIEGFWKKK; translated from the coding sequence ATGGCACTTATCAATACCGGCGCCGGTGCTAATGCAATCGGCGTACAAAAAGGCAATAAGTTTTATATTGTCCTGCTAACACTTGTGGCAACTTTAGGAGGCTTGTTGTTTGGCTATGATACAGCCGTAGTCAATGGTGCAGAGAAGTCATTGGTAGACTTTTATATTACACCGATGCTCGATCCAGCCAATTACAACAGTATTACTGCGCCTATTATTCATCAGTATAGGACCGTCTTTGTTGTCGTGCTGTTTATTGTCGTGCTGATTGTTTGTACTTTAATCGTAAAGCTTTTAACTAAAAAGAAAGGGCTGCCAGTGAGCTTGATTATCATACTGGCACTTATTATCTGGTCCTATTATTTTCTTACACAAGCCCTGCCGACAGTTGCGGCAACAATTAAAGATACAGCCGATTCCATCAAGGGCTTTGTGATCTCCAGTGCATTGATCGGGTGCATCATTGGCGGAGCCGCCGCCGGTATGGTGTCAAAAGGAATAGGTAGAAAAAATGGATTATTTATTGCGGCAATAGCCTTTTTACTTTCTGCTGTGGGAGCCTGGAGGCCGGAATGGTTCAATGTATTTGGTGTGATGGATGTGTATTCTTTTGTGATTTATAGAATACTCGGAGGCATTGGTGTAGGCCTTGCTTCGATGATATCGCCCATGTATATTGCTGAAATAGCACCCGCTAAAATCAGAGGAAAACTGGTTTCTTTCAATCAGTTCGCCATCATCTTTGGAATGTTGGTGATTTACTTTGTCAATTATGTGATTGCGGGCCGTGGTGATGCGGAATGGTTAAGGACAGAAGGTTGGCGCTGGATGTTTTTCTCCGGCGTTATCCCAGCCTTTATCTTTTTTGTACTCTTATTCATCGTGCCGGAAACACCGCGTTATTTAGCGATGAAGGGGAGAAATGAAGAGGCGCTTAAAGTGTTAGAGAAAATTGGTGGTAAAGAAGAAGCGCCGATCGTTTTAACTTCCATTCAGGGTACGCTACACGAGACAAACAGACCCTGGTTATCTTACGGTGGGCTGGTCATTATTATCGGACTATTGCTTTCCGTATTTCAGCAATTTGTAGGCATCAATGTCGTACTCTATTATGCCGGAAATATATTCAGGAATATGGGAGCGTCTACAGACTCTTCCTTGTTACAAACCATCATTGTCGGTGTCGTGAATTTAGTATTCACGGTATTAGCGATTTTTACAGTAGATAAATTCGGTCGTAAACCGCTGATGATCATCGGTTCCATAGGCATGGCGGTAAGCATGCTGGCACTGGGCTTGTCTTTTTATTTTAATCAACAAGGCATAGGCGCATTGATCTTTATGTTGATTTATACCGCTGCTTTTGCGATGAGCTGGGGTCCGGTATGTTGGGTCTTATTAGCAGAAATATTCCCCAATAGTATTCGGGGTGCCTTGTCCATCGCTGTGGCCATCCAATGGATTGCTAACTGGGTCGTATCCTTTACTTTCCCGATGATGAATGACAATGTAGGCCTGGTAGAAAAATTCCATCACGGATTTTCTTACTGGATATACGCAGTAATGTCGGTGCTTTCAGCCATCTTTATCTGGAAACTGGTGCCGGAAACCAAAGGAAAAACATTGGAAGAAATAGAAGGGTTCTGGAAAAAGAAATAG
- the xylA gene encoding xylose isomerase, whose amino-acid sequence MTVITGEKEYFKGISAVKYEGRDTDNPFAFRWYDESKIVAGKTMKEWMRFACAYWHSFNGDGSDPFGGRTHFFPWDLSTDPNQRAKDKMDAAFEFMTKMSLPFYCFHDVDLVDYTNDVADNEKRLNAITDYALQKQKESGIQLLWGTANVFSHTRYMNGASTNPDFHVLSHAAAQVKAALDATIKLSGENYVFWGGREGYMTLLNTDMKREQEHLARFLHTAKDYARRNGFKGTFFIEPKPCEPTKHQYDYDAATVIGFLNKYDLAGDFKLNLEVNHATLAGHTFQHEVQVAVDAGLLGSMDANRGDYQNGWDTDQFPTNINELAETMLIILEAGGFKGGGINFDAKIRRNSTDAADLFHAHIGGMDTFARALIVADNILQKSAYKKLRTERYASFDSGAGADFESGKLSLEDLRDYAVKNGEPAVRSGRQEYFENIINQHI is encoded by the coding sequence ATGACAGTTATTACCGGAGAAAAAGAATACTTTAAAGGAATTTCAGCGGTGAAATATGAAGGTAGGGATACAGATAATCCTTTCGCTTTCCGCTGGTATGATGAATCAAAAATAGTGGCAGGCAAAACAATGAAAGAGTGGATGCGCTTTGCTTGCGCCTATTGGCATTCTTTCAACGGCGACGGTTCGGATCCTTTTGGCGGAAGAACACATTTCTTCCCCTGGGATCTAAGTACAGACCCTAACCAGCGAGCAAAAGATAAAATGGACGCAGCTTTTGAGTTTATGACCAAGATGTCCTTGCCTTTCTATTGTTTTCATGATGTGGATTTGGTGGATTATACCAACGATGTAGCGGATAATGAAAAAAGACTCAATGCCATTACCGATTACGCTTTGCAAAAGCAAAAAGAAAGTGGTATTCAACTTTTGTGGGGTACGGCCAATGTGTTTTCACATACCCGTTATATGAACGGCGCTTCAACCAATCCTGATTTTCACGTATTGTCCCATGCAGCCGCACAGGTAAAAGCAGCCTTGGATGCAACCATAAAACTATCAGGAGAAAACTATGTTTTCTGGGGTGGGAGAGAAGGCTATATGACTTTATTGAATACCGATATGAAAAGAGAGCAAGAGCATTTAGCCAGATTCTTACATACGGCAAAAGATTATGCACGCAGAAATGGATTTAAAGGTACTTTCTTTATCGAGCCAAAACCTTGTGAGCCTACCAAACATCAATACGACTATGATGCTGCCACCGTTATCGGCTTCTTGAATAAATATGATTTAGCTGGAGATTTTAAATTGAATTTAGAAGTCAATCACGCAACATTAGCAGGGCATACATTCCAACATGAAGTGCAGGTAGCCGTGGATGCAGGCTTACTGGGTTCTATGGACGCCAATCGTGGGGATTACCAAAATGGCTGGGATACCGACCAGTTTCCAACCAATATAAATGAGTTAGCAGAGACCATGTTGATTATTCTAGAAGCCGGTGGTTTCAAAGGCGGAGGTATTAATTTCGATGCAAAAATCAGACGCAACTCTACCGATGCTGCGGACTTATTTCACGCACATATCGGGGGCATGGATACCTTTGCACGCGCCTTGATTGTAGCAGATAATATTCTTCAGAAATCTGCATACAAGAAATTAAGAACCGAAAGATATGCATCTTTTGACAGTGGTGCCGGAGCTGATTTTGAATCCGGAAAATTAAGTTTAGAAGACTTAAGAGATTATGCAGTTAAGAATGGCGAACCTGCAGTAAGAAGTGGCCGGCAGGAATATTTTGAAAATATCATCAATCAGCATATTTAA
- a CDS encoding xylulokinase: MLLLGIDLGTSSIKIAVVDAETQRCILSVNYPEDKEREIKSLQAGWAEQNPELWWQDVKAALQKANSLNKYNPSDIKAIGITYQMHGLVLVDKDQRLLRDSIIWCDSRAIVQGERALHAIGEEKCLTQLLNFPGNFTASKLAWVKENEPEIYGKIDKIMLPGDYIAMRLTGAITSTVSMLSEGVFWDFKNENISEDILGFFDFDKSLFPETKELFATHGRVTKAIARELNIPEGIPVTYKAGDQPNNALSLSVLEPGEVATTAGTSGVIYAVTDKLVYDKKSRINTFAHVNYTDEKKRLGVLLCINGTGISNRWIKNISNPELTYQQMNDLALQVNPGADGLQFLPFGNGAERMLCNQQIGAHFSNIDLNKHSAGHIYRAVQEGIAFSFRYGLDIMRENDIKTTKVKAGKANMFLSKTFTQAFVNSTGLSLELYKTDGSVGAALGAGIGAGIYKETHEAFAKLELLETIYPGEMQAQYEQAYVHWKAALEMHLNK; encoded by the coding sequence ATGCTTTTATTAGGAATAGATCTTGGAACTTCTTCCATAAAGATAGCAGTTGTCGATGCGGAAACACAAAGATGCATCCTGTCTGTGAATTATCCGGAGGATAAAGAGCGGGAGATAAAAAGCTTGCAAGCGGGATGGGCAGAACAGAACCCGGAACTTTGGTGGCAAGATGTGAAAGCGGCTTTGCAAAAAGCAAATAGCCTAAACAAATATAATCCCTCAGATATTAAAGCTATCGGCATCACATACCAAATGCATGGATTGGTCCTGGTTGATAAGGATCAACGCCTGTTACGCGATAGTATTATCTGGTGTGATAGTCGTGCCATTGTGCAGGGCGAAAGAGCATTGCACGCAATCGGGGAGGAGAAATGCCTGACACAATTATTAAACTTCCCCGGCAACTTTACGGCTTCAAAGCTAGCTTGGGTAAAAGAAAACGAACCGGAAATCTATGGGAAGATAGATAAGATCATGTTGCCGGGTGATTATATAGCAATGCGACTGACGGGAGCAATTACTTCTACTGTTTCCATGTTATCAGAAGGTGTATTTTGGGATTTTAAAAATGAAAATATCTCCGAAGATATTCTTGGCTTTTTTGATTTTGACAAAAGCCTGTTCCCTGAAACCAAGGAATTATTCGCTACACATGGAAGGGTGACAAAAGCAATTGCCAGGGAATTAAATATTCCTGAGGGTATACCCGTTACTTATAAAGCAGGAGATCAGCCCAATAATGCATTGTCATTAAGCGTTTTGGAACCAGGTGAAGTGGCGACCACCGCAGGTACAAGTGGCGTCATTTATGCCGTTACGGACAAATTGGTATACGATAAGAAATCCCGCATCAACACATTTGCTCATGTAAATTATACGGATGAAAAGAAACGTCTGGGCGTTTTATTATGTATTAATGGAACAGGGATCTCTAATCGCTGGATTAAAAATATTTCCAATCCCGAACTGACTTATCAACAAATGAATGATTTGGCTTTGCAAGTAAACCCGGGTGCAGATGGATTGCAATTTTTGCCCTTTGGTAATGGGGCAGAACGGATGTTGTGTAATCAACAAATCGGTGCACATTTTTCTAATATCGATTTAAACAAACATTCTGCAGGGCATATTTACCGCGCAGTACAAGAAGGTATCGCCTTCTCTTTTCGCTATGGACTGGATATCATGCGGGAAAATGATATTAAAACGACTAAAGTGAAAGCAGGAAAGGCCAATATGTTTTTAAGTAAAACTTTTACACAGGCTTTTGTCAACAGTACAGGACTTAGTTTGGAATTATATAAAACGGACGGCAGCGTAGGTGCAGCCTTAGGTGCAGGTATCGGCGCCGGTATTTATAAAGAAACTCATGAAGCATTTGCAAAATTAGAATTATTAGAAACCATATATCCCGGAGAAATGCAAGCCCAGTATGAGCAGGCCTATGTACACTGGAAAGCAGCATTAGAAATGCATCTCAACAAATAA
- a CDS encoding LacI family DNA-binding transcriptional regulator: MQKETTIYDIADKLGISATTVSRGLNNNPRINKNTREKIHKTAEEMGYQHNTLASNLRKRQTKTIGILLHEVNSNFVTSVLAGIEKVVTKEHYDILITHSAESGEREIANATNLLNKRVDGIIVSLAMSTKNIDHFTPYFERKIPIVFFDRVMNDADCTKIIINNFSCGYNATKHLIEQGCKKIAHITADLTRNVYNDRFLGYKKALKDHQLTYKKDLIKICSLDKAATIEATRELLIQKPDAFFVTNDFAAAVCIEVIHEHGLRVPEDIAVIGFNNDTLGDLITPKLSTVDYPGILMGEVAATELMKKIKLKNSNKKFADQTMTIPSELVIRESSLKSQKKKS, translated from the coding sequence ATGCAAAAAGAAACCACCATCTACGACATCGCAGATAAATTAGGCATCTCTGCCACAACAGTAAGCCGGGGCTTAAACAATAATCCGCGCATCAATAAGAACACAAGAGAGAAGATTCACAAAACAGCTGAGGAAATGGGTTATCAGCATAATACACTTGCCAGCAATTTACGGAAGAGGCAAACGAAAACGATCGGTATATTACTCCATGAAGTAAATAGTAATTTTGTTACCTCTGTACTTGCCGGTATTGAAAAGGTGGTCACGAAAGAACATTACGATATATTGATTACACACTCTGCTGAATCCGGAGAAAGAGAAATCGCGAATGCCACAAATCTATTGAATAAAAGAGTGGATGGCATCATCGTTTCATTAGCCATGTCAACTAAAAACATTGATCATTTTACGCCTTATTTTGAACGAAAAATACCGATTGTATTCTTCGACCGCGTAATGAATGATGCAGATTGTACTAAAATTATCATTAATAATTTTAGCTGTGGCTACAATGCAACAAAGCATTTAATTGAACAGGGTTGCAAGAAAATTGCGCATATTACGGCGGACCTAACCCGCAACGTTTATAATGACCGATTTCTCGGCTATAAGAAAGCATTAAAAGATCATCAATTAACCTATAAGAAAGATTTGATAAAAATATGCAGTCTGGATAAAGCAGCAACGATTGAGGCGACAAGGGAATTACTCATACAGAAGCCGGATGCCTTCTTTGTCACAAACGATTTTGCAGCTGCTGTTTGTATAGAAGTTATACATGAACATGGCCTCCGTGTTCCGGAAGACATTGCTGTCATAGGATTTAACAATGATACATTGGGAGACCTTATCACACCCAAACTTTCTACCGTGGATTATCCCGGTATTCTAATGGGTGAGGTTGCTGCAACAGAATTAATGAAGAAAATAAAACTTAAAAACAGCAATAAGAAATTTGCCGATCAAACGATGACGATTCCTTCAGAATTAGTCATTAGAGAATCTTCTTTGAAGAGTCAAAAGAAAAAATCATGA